In Lentimicrobiaceae bacterium, a genomic segment contains:
- a CDS encoding YraN family protein: MAEIHTTGKEGENLAVEFLKAKGYKILATNWHFGKMEIDIVAQDNDFIVFVEVKTRHSTLYGEPENAVNRDKQRFLVRAAQAFIEIKKIEWEARFDIVSVIFSSTGHNINHIPNAFYPTLQ; encoded by the coding sequence ATGGCTGAAATTCACACAACCGGAAAAGAAGGAGAAAACCTTGCGGTGGAATTCTTGAAAGCAAAGGGGTATAAAATTCTTGCCACCAACTGGCATTTCGGGAAGATGGAAATTGACATTGTAGCGCAGGATAATGATTTTATTGTTTTTGTAGAAGTAAAAACACGACATTCCACGCTATACGGGGAGCCTGAAAATGCTGTAAACAGAGATAAACAACGCTTCCTGGTACGGGCAGCCCAGGCTTTTATCGAGATAAAAAAAATAGAATGGGAAGCACGTTTCGACATCGTTTCGGTAATTTTTTCCTCCACCGGGCACAATATCAATCATATTCCCAACGCTTTTTATCCTACCTTACAGTAA
- a CDS encoding peptidylprolyl isomerase: MKKSFLLIAIVLVLASCAKKYPKNTVMISTEYGDIIVRLYDETPKHRDNFIKLTKEKFYDGTLFHRVIKKFMIQGGDPDSKNAKPEAMLGNGGPGYDLPAEIIDTLIHKKGVIAAAREGDNVNPGKKSSGSQFYIVQGKVFTPEELEQMEQELNMRRKQNIFEKLLQLPENVSIKATFIELQQEKDTIAFKKLLTDFTPKVEAEYAKTPPLKFTEKQRFYYTTQGGTPFLDGNYTIFGEVIDGLDVLDKIAAVQTGMNDRPTKDVKMTVKVLN, from the coding sequence ATGAAAAAATCGTTTCTCTTAATTGCAATCGTTTTGGTATTGGCTTCCTGTGCCAAAAAATATCCCAAAAACACCGTGATGATAAGCACTGAATATGGCGACATCATAGTACGGCTATACGACGAAACCCCCAAGCATCGCGATAATTTTATTAAACTTACCAAAGAAAAATTTTACGATGGTACTTTATTTCATCGTGTTATCAAGAAATTTATGATACAGGGCGGTGATCCGGATTCAAAAAATGCAAAGCCCGAAGCCATGTTGGGCAACGGAGGACCCGGCTACGACCTTCCTGCCGAAATCATTGATACTCTTATCCATAAAAAAGGCGTAATTGCTGCTGCCCGCGAAGGCGACAATGTAAATCCAGGGAAAAAATCTTCCGGTTCGCAATTTTATATTGTGCAGGGAAAAGTGTTTACACCAGAAGAACTGGAACAGATGGAACAGGAACTGAACATGCGCAGAAAACAAAATATTTTCGAAAAATTGTTACAACTGCCCGAAAATGTTTCCATTAAGGCAACATTCATTGAATTGCAACAAGAAAAGGACACCATAGCCTTTAAAAAATTACTGACCGATTTCACTCCCAAAGTTGAAGCTGAATATGCCAAAACCCCACCTCTGAAGTTTACCGAAAAACAACGTTTTTATTATACTACCCAGGGCGGAACCCCTTTTCTCGACGGAAATTATACCATATTCGGTGAAGTAATTGATGGATTGGATGTCCTTGATAAAATTGCTGCCGTACAAACCGGAATGAACGACCGTCCCACTAAAGACGTGAAAATGACCGTTAAAGTTCTTAATTAA
- a CDS encoding peptidylprolyl isomerase, whose protein sequence is MPAELFDTLFHKRGALCAARTPDQVNPQRSSSGSQFYIVQGNLRFPVTMDTTNSKAKPHVNTTKLFGRTFTDAELDRFEQMHGKKYTAKQRNIYKTQGGSPHLDYAYTVFGEVVQGMEVVDIIAEQPVDKNNKPLKEVKMAITILE, encoded by the coding sequence GTGCCTGCCGAACTTTTTGACACCCTCTTTCATAAGCGGGGAGCCCTTTGCGCCGCCCGTACCCCCGACCAGGTAAATCCTCAACGAAGTTCCTCGGGTTCGCAGTTTTACATAGTGCAGGGGAATTTACGGTTTCCTGTAACAATGGACACAACCAATAGCAAGGCTAAACCGCATGTTAATACAACTAAATTATTTGGAAGAACATTTACCGATGCTGAACTCGACCGGTTCGAACAAATGCACGGGAAAAAATATACTGCTAAACAAAGAAATATTTACAAAACGCAAGGTGGTTCGCCCCACCTTGATTACGCCTATACCGTGTTTGGTGAGGTGGTACAGGGAATGGAAGTGGTGGACATCATTGCCGAACAACCCGTTGATAAAAATAACAAGCCCCTGAAAGAGGTGAAAATGGCGATAACAATACTTGAATAA